In Pseudomonadota bacterium, the following are encoded in one genomic region:
- a CDS encoding SGNH/GDSL hydrolase family protein: protein MSLPRSLGAPLAIAGGAGALLLSVMFAQALHMNKIMPRFPPAEGPGEGVVGDGLPTFRVVLLGESTVAGTGAPTHEQALSGRMAAMVAEETGQTVSWRALGRNGVTAAVCAARLAPALEGDRADLLVVSLGVNDIILVNGPHRFTDGMHRLIETARGHLGDEVPVLVSGVPPLGCFPAFPQPLRTLVHLRSRQFDRALRAMVDCLPNVWHVPIPFRGDQTCFSADRFHPSPIGYALWAELMRPTLRQVLTSLGAAAPRWGVRV from the coding sequence ATGTCCCTGCCTCGCTCTCTGGGCGCCCCCCTGGCCATCGCGGGGGGCGCGGGCGCGCTTCTGCTCTCGGTGATGTTCGCCCAGGCCCTGCACATGAACAAGATCATGCCCCGCTTCCCGCCGGCCGAGGGTCCTGGCGAGGGCGTGGTGGGCGACGGTCTCCCCACCTTCCGGGTGGTGCTCCTCGGGGAATCCACCGTCGCGGGCACAGGTGCGCCCACGCACGAGCAGGCCCTGTCCGGACGCATGGCCGCCATGGTGGCCGAGGAGACCGGGCAGACCGTCTCCTGGCGCGCCCTGGGAAGGAACGGAGTCACCGCGGCGGTCTGCGCCGCACGGCTGGCCCCCGCGCTCGAGGGGGATCGAGCCGACCTGCTGGTGGTGTCGCTGGGGGTGAACGACATCATCCTGGTGAACGGCCCTCATCGCTTCACAGATGGCATGCACCGCCTCATCGAGACGGCTCGCGGCCACCTCGGCGACGAGGTACCGGTGCTCGTCTCCGGCGTGCCGCCGCTGGGATGCTTCCCGGCCTTTCCCCAGCCGCTGCGCACGCTGGTGCACCTGCGCTCGCGGCAGTTCGATCGCGCGCTGCGGGCCATGGTCGACTGCCTCCCGAACGTCTGGCACGTTCCCATCCCCTTCAGAGGCGACCAGACCTGCTTCAGCGCCGACCGCTTCCACCCGTCTCCCATCGGGTACGCGCTGTGGGCCGAGCTCATGCGACCCACCCTGCGTCAGGTGCTCACGTCGCTCGGTGCCGCTGCGCCGCGATGGGGGGTGCGGGTGTGA